In the genome of Brachypodium distachyon strain Bd21 chromosome 3, Brachypodium_distachyon_v3.0, whole genome shotgun sequence, the window CCGCCCTTGCTCCGCCCCTACTACCGCTCTTCTGCCCCGTACACGGGTACAGGCCGTGCCCGGCGAGTGACGGCACGGCGCCACTCCTCCCATCTCCGACTCCTCCTGCGCCGGGCGCCGAAGCCGCTCCACTGGTCGCGGACGCCGGGCCTCCGGCCGCCGACTCCGCTCCACCTCCGGCCTCCAACTTCGTTCCTCCGGCCGATGAAGATGACGGCGAGGTCGTCGACGACGTCCACCCGGAGGCGAGGCGCCTCCTCCGCAAGTttgcggccgccatggccgctcaCCGCGatgggccggccggcggcggttggaATCCGGCCGCCCtcggtttctcctcctccaacgaGGGGGGGCTCCCCTACTCCATCTAACTACGCCGGCAAGGGAGGCGGGCGGacggaagacggcggcggcggcggggtgtgGGGAGcagtggaggcggcggcggttttaGGCagggaaaccctaaccctaaccgcCCGACCCACCCCCTTTTGTCCCCTCTGTGCGCACCCCTCAGCCCGACCTGGGCCGGCCGAAAGGCCGCCGAGGCCCAGGCCCACACCCCGAGCCGCTTGCACGCGCGTGCCCTCCCCACTGGCTAAGgccattttgcagaaaaacccgAAAGTTCCGGCTATTTGCgatttggtccatgtatctatTTATCAATTGTATTTTACATACTTGTAGGACCCTgcacttatatttatttacATTCCAGTGGTTTTAGGATATATTTCTACTAAAGACATATTCCTATGTAAATGTCAATGTAAATATTGTCGTGTTCAATGTGTTTGTATAATATACATCCCctattacatgtgatatttacaCTTTGCAATTGAGATCtttatttcttgcatttttgagagttttgctTCAACAATTAAGTCCCAAAAAGGCACCAAAAATGCCCAAAAATTGACttgattcaagaaaaaaaatctccattcATGATAAACAAAATTATCACCATGTGACTacctcaatttaatatatacgaatcacaaggtactatagactttcaataacggtaaaacgATATATtgcgttgaatgttccgtgggaacatacaccttattgaaagcagcgaattATTTTGCGTAGTGCTGAGAGGTCTACATTGTGTAAATACGCACAATGACTACCTTCAACGTGCTCTTCCAATATTAAATAACACAAGGTGCTACAGTCTctcaataacggtaaaacgATATATTGCGTTGAATGTTCtgtgggaacatacaccttattgaaagcagcgaattAATTCGCGTAAAGCTGAGAGATCTACACCAATAAATCGGTGATTATCTTCAAAGTGTTATTTGAGGTCTACACTATATGAATTTAACATTGATTAAATTTTATGCATTTTATTGCAATTTACTTACAACAATGACCACAATATTTTGGCTTTACCTGCTACTAATTGACAAAATCAATGGTTTTTCAATCCCATGTAGGACAAAATGACCGGGAAAGAGTTTGATGAACTCGCCCTCGACGGTCGAAACTATCCAACTTGGACAATGGACGTAAAAGTGAGCCTTGCGTCACACGGACTTTCAGCGGCCATACAACCTCCTATAGAGGGACAACCGCCAATCACAGATCTACACAAATATAATGCCTTATACATTATAAGAAACCACATCCATGTTGATCTCAAATTAGAGTATCTCATGGAAGAAGATCCATACACACTATGGCTTGCCCTTAAAACTAGATATGAACAGCAGAAGGCCGTAATTTCGCCTGAAGCCACACATGAATGGACTCAACTACGCctacaagattttaaatcTATAGGAGAGTTCAATCATGCcgttcataaaatttgttcaaagttGCAATTTTGCGATAAAGAATCTTCTGAAGCGGAAAAGATCAAAAAGACCTTATCCACTATGCTTCCGGCCGATAAGATCCTCCAGCAACAATATCGTGCATGCCAATTTACTAGATATTCTGATCTTATCCATGTCTTACTTCAGGCCGAAAAGCATGATGAACTTCTAATGAGGAACCATCATCAGCGTCTTGTAGGCGCTGCACCTTTGCCTGAAGTACATGCTAATTTTCAGAAGAACAACAAATTCAATGAATCGGATAATCGACTAAACAACTTCAAAAGCAAGCAAAAGggcaacaagaaaaacaagccaCGTGTACAGGAAAAGGGGAAAGGCACTTTCAAACCACAATACGACAAATCTAAAGTTTGTAAAAAATGTGGGTGCTACAAGCACATTACAAAGAAATGTCGTACCCCTCGTCATTTGGTAGATCTGTACTTACAATCCATAGGCCGCAAGCGAACTGCTCATCAAAGATCAAGATTTGAATCACACTTCAATTTCCAATCCGACAATTCCAAAAAGCAACAACCCGACAATCCGATCGTCCGGGGATCTAATGAGCACGGAGAACATGATCATTGAATTCACTTCAAATGATGTGTTTGGAGACCTAGAATAGTTCACCTATCTTCGAAATAGATATTATCTATATTTACGTTCATAAGTATTGTTGTAACTAAATTATAGTGATCGTTGTCATCTATATTGTAATATTACATTATTGTATCAGCACTTCGATACCtacatatttgacatatgtATTGTAAATTACGATCGTATTAATCAATTtaatacataaataaatttgtatgtattctatatatctattaagAATGATATtaaattttttccttttccatatatagtttTCTACGGGAGTCAATCCAAAATGGACGAAGAACTTTGCCTTATGGATAGCGCCACCACAAATACTATACttaggaaaacaaaatattttcaaacccTTACTAAAACGCAAggaaatattttgacaatcaCTGGACGCGATACATTAATTGTTGGTTCTGAACGGGCCATCATCACACTTCCTATGGGTACACAAGTAATAATCAAGGACGCTTTATTGTATCCTGATTCAACTCGTACTCTAATAAGTTATAGAGATATCCATCAAAATGGGATTCATATAGAAACCCAcgatgacaacaatgaggaatttctcctatttacaaaaagtaatggatatggcaaacaaattcttgaaaaaattcCTTCTTTATCGTCCGGATTgtactatacatacataaaacctTTAGCCCATGTTgtgtataaaataatttttcagaataTCAATACATTCCAAACTTGGAATGATCGCCTTGGTCACCTCGGTATCGGGATGATACgaaaaattattaataattcTGTTGGTCATAATCTTAATAAAGCGAAATTCACAGAATCTCAGGATTTTGTATGCACAGCATGTGCACAAGGCAAGCTAATTTTAAGACCTTCTTATCTTAAAATACATGCGGAACCACTACAGTTCCTTGAACGAATTCAAGGAGATATTTGTGGCCCTATTCAACCATTGTCTGGACCATTTAGGTATTTCATGGTATTAATTGACGCATCTACAAGATGGTCTAATGTGTCTCTACTTTCCACACGAAACCATGCATTCGCAAAGATAATGAGCCAAATAGTTAAATTAAAAGCTCATTATCCAGAGCATCGAATTAAAACAATTCGAATGGAGAATGCCGCTGAATTCTCCTCACGCGCCttcaatgattattgcatGGCATTAGGAATCGAAGTTCAGCCCTCAGTCCCATACGTCCACACACAAAATGGTTTGGCTGAATCTTTTATTAAGATAATTAAGTTTATTGCAAGATCTTTATTACAGAATTGTAATCTACCAACAACTTGTTGGGGTCATGCGGTTATACATGCCGCTGATTTAATTCAATTGCGACCAACTGCATATCACACTACTTCTCCCCTTCAATTAGTATGTGGAAATCCACCAATTATTCCCCATCTGCGAAAATTCGGTTGCGCTACATACGTACCGATCTCACCACCACAACGTACATCAATGGGACCACATAGAAAATTGGGGATCTATGTGGGGTACAAATCACCGTCAATTATCAAGTACCTAGAACCTCTCACAGGGGATCTATTCACTGCCCGGTACGCTGATTGTATTTTTAATGAGGACCATTTCCCGGCATTAGGGGGAGAATTAAAGTACCAAAAACAAGAATGCCAGGAAATCAATTGGAATGTTCAAGGCATTTCCGCCTCTGATCCACGTACTCAAGAAACTGAACAACAAGTTcagaaaataataaatttgcaacatattGCAAACAATTTACCAGACGCATTTGTTGATTACAAAGGTGTAACTAAATCATATAATTCTGCATAGAACGTACCAGAAAGAGTGGAGGTACCTATAAATACCACTCAACCTCCTGCATCTACCGTtcaaaggaagagggggagaaatacgacaactaaaaaggatctagcttccagcaagcaacaaaaggaacaaacgaAGGAGCCGtggcaaagaaaacagaagaataaACCTTCTGAACCtccttcaacaacaacaacaacaacaacaaatgtgaGTCAACATTTGATTGAGCGAGATCAATTGGGTAATATACACCCTGTGAATAACCAACATCCACAACCCAGCTCAATAGTGCACTCAATTACTGATGCTGGGACATCGGAAAACCTAGACTTAACCGCAACGGGAAATCGCGAACAGTCACCAAAGGTAAATGAAATTTCCACAAATTATTTAGATACCGGAGAAACATATAATAGAAAGACTACATTCGTCGACACATATTTCTCAACTAAGATTGCAAACAACCTTCTAAATGATCATGATCCAAAAACCATAGCTGAGTGTGAAAAACGCTCCGACTGGCCTAAATGGAAAGATGCAATTCAAGCAGAAATAGCCTCGctcaataaaagaaaagtattTATAGAAGTAATACATACACCTCCAAATGTTTTTCCAGtgggattcaaatgggtttttaTCCAGAAAAGGAACGAAAATAATGAGGTGGTGAGATACAAAGCGAGACTAGCAGCACAAGGGTTCACGCAAAGACCCGGCAttgatttcaatgaaacatATTCTCCGGTTATGAGTGGAATTGCTTTCCGATATTTAATCTCATTGTCTGTTCAAAATCGTCTATCTATGTAGTTGATGGACGTCGTGACTGCATATCTTTATGGGTCATTAGATTCGGATATTTACATGAAGGTTCCCGATGGAATCCAAATTCCGAATACTAACGCAAGACGCAACATGTACTGtgtaaagttgaataaatCTTTATATGGTTTAAAACAGTCTAGTAGAATATGGTACAACCGACTAAGTGAGTTTCTCATTAAAAAGGATTACTCTAACAATGATGACTGCCCATGTGTATTcatcaagaaatccaaaacagGATTTTGCATTATCTCTGTATATGTTCATGATTTAAACATCATTGGCAACAAACATGATATTGATGAGGCTCGTAATCATCTAATGacggaatttgaaatgaaagatttgtgtaaaaccaagttctgctTAGGTTTACAACTTGAGCACATTTCTTCGGGAATATTGGTTCACCAAGCTACATATATCAagaaaatcttggagaaatttaacatggacaaatcctatccatgcaaaacacctatggtagttcgatctctagacgtagagaaagatccattcaga includes:
- the LOC104584296 gene encoding uncharacterized protein LOC104584296 — its product is MESRAGPSMAAPNPAAPASPECSPAMDWILTGPAPPMIGEDDDFAAALAPPLLPLFCPVHGYRPCPASDGTAPLLPSPTPPAPGAEAAPLVADAGPPAADSAPPPASNFVPPADEDDGEVVDDVHPEARRLLRKFAAAMAAHRDGPAGGGWNPAALGFSSSNEGGLPYSI